A single region of the Halorussus gelatinilyticus genome encodes:
- a CDS encoding 30S ribosomal protein S12 has translation MANGKYAARKLRKDRQNHRWSDSDYARRERGLGEKSDPLEGAPQGRGIVLEKVGIEAKQPNSAIRKCVRVQLIKNGKQVTAFCPGDGAISFIDEHDEVTIAGIGGAKGRAMGDLSGVNYKVEKVNGVSLEELVRGNAEKPVR, from the coding sequence ATGGCGAACGGCAAGTACGCAGCTCGCAAGCTGAGAAAGGACCGCCAGAACCACCGGTGGTCCGACTCCGATTACGCTCGACGCGAGCGCGGCCTCGGGGAGAAGTCCGACCCCCTCGAAGGCGCGCCGCAGGGCCGAGGTATCGTTCTCGAAAAAGTGGGCATCGAAGCCAAACAGCCCAACTCCGCCATCCGGAAGTGCGTCCGGGTCCAGCTCATCAAGAACGGCAAGCAGGTCACCGCCTTCTGTCCCGGCGACGGTGCCATCTCGTTCATCGACGAACACGACGAGGTCACCATCGCGGGCATCGGCGGTGCGAAGGGTCGCGCGATGGGCGACCTCTCGGGCGTCAACTACAAGGTAGAGAAGGTCAACGGCGTGAGCCTCGAGGAACTGGTTCGCGGAAACGCCGAGAAACCGGTGCGCTAA
- a CDS encoding 30S ribosomal protein S7 — protein MAAEDQPEPDKPAGTDEEGTAVAQLFGEWDVTSIEYDDPSTERYITVTPVAHTMGRHASKQFQKSEVSIVERLINRLMQTEENTGKKQKTMQITREAFQKIHDRTEENPVQVLVTAVENAAPREETVRLKYGGISVPKAVDVAPQRRVDQALKYIAEGVYSSSFKTSTDASEALADQLVGAANYDVQTYAINQKEEKERVAAAAR, from the coding sequence ATGGCAGCAGAAGACCAACCCGAACCCGACAAACCCGCGGGCACGGACGAAGAGGGAACCGCCGTCGCACAGCTGTTCGGCGAGTGGGACGTCACCAGCATCGAGTACGACGACCCCTCGACCGAGCGGTACATCACGGTCACGCCGGTCGCGCACACGATGGGCCGCCACGCCTCCAAGCAGTTCCAGAAGAGCGAGGTGTCCATCGTCGAGCGACTCATCAACCGGCTGATGCAGACCGAGGAGAACACCGGCAAGAAGCAGAAGACGATGCAGATCACCCGCGAGGCGTTCCAGAAGATCCACGACCGCACCGAGGAGAACCCGGTGCAGGTTCTGGTCACCGCCGTCGAGAACGCCGCCCCGCGCGAGGAGACCGTCCGTCTGAAGTACGGTGGCATCTCGGTCCCGAAGGCCGTGGACGTGGCACCCCAGCGTCGCGTCGATCAGGCCCTGAAGTACATCGCCGAGGGCGTCTACAGTTCGTCGTTCAAGACCTCGACCGACGCTTCCGAGGCGCTGGCCGACCAGTTGGTCGGCGCGGCCAACTACGACGTCCAGACCTACGCTATCAACCAGAAAGAGGAGAAAGAGCGCGTCGCGGCCGCGGCCCGCTAA
- a CDS encoding pyrroloquinoline quinone-dependent dehydrogenase, with translation MSTDTPHARVIDSDEGKRIEYLADGPTTTQFDLQQIPKLNVTQEMLRNSGDDPETWLMYGGGYRQQRFTTAEVISPENVSDLSLEYLIEVPKEQRGKLEGTPIVVPSDPPIMYQTNAPDVVRAVNARSGEIIWEYQFAPKEQEKAPLLCCGSNNRGAAVLGGTLYMTTLTADVVAINRYTGEQKWVYNSAPTGQGYSATWAPVVYEGSILNGSAGGEYGVQGFIESIDAETGEREWRTSMLPPEQWIGDAWKNGAATNWMTVTVDPDTDTLYANVGNPGPDVNGIVRPGPNVYSNAVVALDVTNGDVNWYFQESQHGWWDWDASAPPVVFETEVDGEQRKVVSHPGKTGWNYLLDAQNGKLYERSREFCEHLNMWHLPQDNLEDTPWIMPSADGGSEWNPVSYSRATGNVHVKAMNYPSKFQWDPVDEWEYPSTYLGGNFTVYPAMEDPGPPPEQWSQNLAIFSAVNPETGEVVWQDEWEQFALGGSMSTATGLTFVGNGAGEFIAYDSETGERLWQYQFDASINASPMSWYDPAVGKQYVAVQAGGGGLRSVKDGNEIGVFSLEQ, from the coding sequence ATGTCGACCGACACGCCACACGCACGAGTAATCGACAGCGACGAGGGCAAGAGAATCGAGTACCTCGCCGACGGCCCGACGACCACGCAGTTCGACCTCCAGCAGATTCCGAAACTCAACGTCACGCAGGAGATGTTGCGCAACTCCGGCGACGACCCCGAGACGTGGCTGATGTACGGCGGCGGCTACCGCCAACAGCGGTTCACGACCGCGGAGGTCATCTCGCCGGAGAACGTCAGCGACCTCTCGCTGGAGTACCTCATCGAGGTCCCGAAGGAGCAACGGGGGAAACTCGAAGGGACGCCCATCGTCGTCCCCTCGGATCCGCCGATAATGTACCAGACGAACGCCCCCGACGTAGTTCGGGCCGTCAACGCCCGGTCGGGCGAAATCATCTGGGAGTACCAGTTCGCGCCCAAGGAGCAGGAGAAAGCGCCGCTCCTCTGTTGCGGGTCGAACAATCGAGGTGCGGCCGTACTGGGCGGCACCCTCTACATGACCACGCTGACTGCCGACGTCGTAGCCATCAATCGCTACACCGGCGAGCAGAAGTGGGTGTACAACTCCGCACCTACCGGACAGGGCTACTCGGCGACGTGGGCACCGGTCGTCTACGAGGGGAGCATCCTCAACGGGAGCGCTGGCGGCGAGTACGGCGTGCAGGGCTTCATCGAGTCGATCGACGCCGAGACCGGCGAGCGCGAGTGGCGGACCTCGATGCTCCCGCCGGAGCAGTGGATCGGCGACGCGTGGAAGAACGGGGCGGCGACCAACTGGATGACCGTCACGGTCGACCCGGACACCGACACTCTTTACGCCAACGTCGGTAACCCCGGCCCGGACGTGAACGGCATCGTCCGACCCGGACCGAACGTCTACTCCAACGCTGTCGTCGCGCTCGACGTGACCAACGGCGACGTGAATTGGTACTTCCAGGAGTCCCAACACGGCTGGTGGGACTGGGACGCCTCCGCACCACCGGTGGTGTTCGAGACCGAAGTCGACGGCGAGCAGCGAAAGGTGGTCAGTCACCCAGGCAAGACCGGATGGAACTACCTCCTCGACGCCCAGAACGGGAAGCTCTACGAGCGGAGTCGGGAGTTCTGCGAACACCTCAACATGTGGCACCTGCCGCAGGACAACTTGGAGGACACGCCGTGGATTATGCCGTCGGCCGACGGCGGGTCGGAGTGGAACCCGGTGTCCTACAGCAGGGCGACCGGCAACGTCCACGTCAAGGCGATGAACTACCCGAGCAAGTTCCAGTGGGACCCCGTCGACGAGTGGGAGTACCCCTCGACGTACCTCGGCGGGAACTTCACCGTCTATCCGGCGATGGAGGACCCCGGTCCGCCGCCCGAGCAGTGGAGTCAGAACCTCGCCATCTTCTCGGCGGTGAACCCCGAGACCGGCGAAGTCGTCTGGCAGGACGAGTGGGAGCAGTTCGCCCTCGGCGGGTCGATGAGCACGGCGACCGGTCTCACCTTCGTGGGTAACGGTGCTGGCGAGTTCATCGCCTACGACTCCGAGACCGGCGAGCGCCTCTGGCAGTACCAGTTCGACGCCTCGATCAACGCCTCGCCGATGTCCTGGTACGACCCCGCCGTCGGCAAGCAGTACGTCGCGGTGCAGGCTGGCGGCGGCGGCCTTCGGTCGGTCAAGGACGGGAACGAGATAGGCGTGTTCTCGCTGGAACAGTAG